A region from the Lolium perenne isolate Kyuss_39 chromosome 4, Kyuss_2.0, whole genome shotgun sequence genome encodes:
- the LOC127294295 gene encoding protein SMAX1-LIKE 3-like — MRAGGCAVQQALAAEAASVVRQAVTLARRRGHAQVTPLHVATAMLLPPAPAGLLRTACLRSHSHPLQCKALELCFNVALNRLPTASGAAAMFHQHRLGGTAPALSNALVAAFKRAQAHQRRGGAGDGIQPTAAPVIASKVELEQLIVSILDDPSVSRVMREAGFSSSQVKANVERSVSSSSPSGTNTTRTSSTKESRDKSVPHKDAMRVLDCMASEAQRCLVVVGEGAEAAVKAVMDRVSKLDLPYHQHERLKSVQFVPLSIASFRGLAKEEVDAKAGELRALLREACAAGKGVVLILEDLAYAAESWQTRRGAASVHGGQSQQHYCPVEHAVMEVSGLVSGDSGSGGGRFWLIGFASSMVFMRCGVGQPSLETVWGIHPVVVPDGGGLVLSLSCTSEAQASQQARRSTMGWPLVSSSAVTGDSHLTCYANARTPSPETSIPSWLRRYHDPYHTTPASSGGSNLEQLQDLWNPTRNESTTHHHTSELTLSFSSPLSPAASSLSGYNTTNSIMMMSSSKPWHLEPRTPWPPNHHGPAIMTAERRLDYHQLHTATNPSPESISVQSNSSSLDGVGTAERRRPKFTELTAENLKILSSTLEDGVPRHIKDVAPGVASTVLRCRSGMASRREPLTPRPRPSSATWLLFQGTDGDGKKAMALELAKLVFGSYNDFTSISSAGFTPVHSGSSSGEFAGKRQRSPDYEHSYPQRFYEVIHENPRRVVMIEDIEQLDIGSEMSIKNAIESGRIRDCNGNEVSLEDAIVVLSCEAFDSRSRASSPRVKQRVSINNDGDEEDSGVEKEKMKPPCLSLDLNACAAADDDEERDEEQKERLVDDVEINDVVDGVFFFRLAIGLSH, encoded by the exons ATGCGTGCCGGCGGCTGCGCGGTTCAGCAGGcgctggcggcggaggcggcgtccGTTGTGAGGCAGGCAGTGACACTGGCGCGGCGCCGCGGCCACGCGCAGGTCACTCCGCTCCACGTCGCCACCGCCATGCTACTCCCCCCTGCGCCGGCGGGGCTTCTCCGCACGGCCTGCCTCCGCTCCCACTCTCACCCTCTGCAGTGCAAAGCCCTTGAGCTCTGCTTCAACGTGGCGCTGAACCGCCTCCCTACAGCCTCCGGCGCGGCGGCCATGTTCCATCAACATCGGCTGGGCGGCACGGCCCCCGCCCTGTCCAACGCGCTCGTTGCCGCCTTCAAACGCGCACAAGCACACCAGCGTCGCGGGGGCGCCGGGGACGGTATCCAGCCGACAGCGGCGCCGGTGATCGCATCCAAGGTTGAGCTGGAGCAGCTCATTGTCTCCATCCTCGACGACCCGAGCGTGAGCCGCGTCATGCGCGAGGCCGGCTTCTCCAGCTCTCAGGTCAAGGCCAACGTGGAGAGGTCTgtctcctcgtcgtcgccgtccggGACGAACACCACCAGGACGAGCTCTACCAAGGAGTCCAGGGACAAATCGGTCCCCCACAAGGACGCCATGCGCGTGCTCGATTGCATGGCGAGCGAGGCGCAGCGGTGCTTGGTGGTCGTCGGCGAGGGCGCAGAGGCGGCGGTGAAGGCCGTGATGGACAGGGTGAGCAAGTTGGACCTCCCGTACCATCAACACGAGCGCCTCAAGAGCGTCCAGTTCGTGCCCCTCTCCATCGCGTCGTTTCGGGGCTTGgcgaaggaggaggtggatgccaAGGCCGGCGAGCTGCGCGCACTCCTGCGCGAGGCGTGCGCTGCCGGGAAGGGCGTCGTGCTCATCCTCGAGGACCTCGCTTACGCCGCGGAGTCCTGGCAGACGAGAAGAGGCGCGGCGAGCGTGCACGGCGGGCAGTCACAGCAGCACTACTGCCCTGTAGAGCACGCCGTCATGGAGGTGAGCGGCTTGGTGTCCGGCGACTCTGGCTCTGGCGGCGGAAGGTTCTGGCTGATAGGGTTTGCGAGCAGCATGGTGTTCATGAGGTGCGGGGTCGGGCAGCCGTCTCTAGAGACTGTCTGGGGGATCCACCCTGTCGTCGTGCCCGACGGCGGCGGCCTCGTGCTAAGCCTCAGCTGCACCAG TGAGGCGCAGGCTAGCCAGCAAGCGAGAAGATCGACAATGGGATGGCCCTTGGTCAGCAGCTCGGCCGTTACAGGCGACAGCCACCTCACCTGCTACGCAAACGCACGGACGCCGTCGCCAGAGACGAGCATACCGTCGTGGCTTCGCCGGTACCATGACCCATATCACAccacaccggcgagcagtggcggCAGCAATCTTGAgcag CTGCAAGATCTGTGGAATCCCACTCGCAATGAATCAACAACGCACCACCACACATCAGAGCTCACGTTGAGCTTCTCATCCCCGTTATCTCCGGCGGCTTCTTCCCTCTCGGGCTACAACACCACCAATTCAATAATGATGATGAGCTCGTCCAAGCCATGGCATCTCGAGCCGAGGACACCGTGGCCGCCGAACCATCACGGCCCGGCGATTATGACGGCGGAGAGGCGACTTGATTATCATCAGTTGCATACTGCAACAAACCCTAGTCCGGAATCCATCTCGGTGCAGTCCAACTCCAGCTCACTCGACGGCGTTGGCACAGCGGAACGCCGCCGGCCAAAGTTCACGGAACTCACGGCGGAGAACCTCAAGATCCTCAGCAGCACACTCGAGGACGGCGTCCCGAGGCACATTAAGGACGTGGCACCGGGCGTTGCGAGTACCGTGCTCCGATGCCGGTCCGGGATGGCGAGCCGGAGAGAGCCTCTCACGCCGAGGCCTAGGCCTAGCTCGGCCACGTGGCTGCTCTTCCAAGGGACCGACGGCGATGGCAAGAAGGCCATGGCACTGGAGCTAGCGAAGCTCGTCTTCGGTTCCTATAATGACTTCACCTCCATCTCATCAGCCGGCTTCACCCCGGTGCACTCCGGTTCGAGCTCCGGCGAGTTTGCCGGCAAGAGGCAAAGATCGCCGGACTACGAGCATAGCTACCCGCAAAGATTCTACGAAGTGATACATGAGAACCCGCGCCGGGTGGTAATGATCGAAGACATTGAGCAGTTAGACATTGGCTCGGAAATGAGCATCAAGAATGCGATTGAGAGTGGGAGGATCAGAGACTGCAACGGCAatgaggtcagtctggaggatgCCATCGTAGTGTTGAGCTGCGAAGCATTCGATTCAAGGTCTAGGGCTTCATCCCCTAGGGTCAAGCAGAGGGTCAGCATCAATAACGATGGCGATGAGGAAGACAGCGGAGTGGAGAAAGAGAAAATGAAGCCGCCATGTTTAAGCTTGGATTTGAACGCCTGCGCagctgccgatgatgatgaagagaGAGATGAGGAGCAAAAAGAGAGATTAGTTGATGATGTGGAGATCAATGATGTTGTGGATGGTGTTTTCTTCTTCCGACTAGCTATAGGTTTGTCACACTAG